In one window of Temnothorax longispinosus isolate EJ_2023e chromosome 11, Tlon_JGU_v1, whole genome shotgun sequence DNA:
- the Ziz gene encoding dedicator of cytokinesis protein 9 isoform X3: MRPDAAGAATAASADGGTEPRPDRRRTTALARMSERKFTRGLGKPGMAAQLRETVSQVVRESTVQSKPHLVEPIDFENFVLKNKTLLQNDPQRELLLYPQDDISQVVLPRRYRSVVPTAQHITECEEGEENLLTKECLSSYTSNWNLVHYKYAAYSGAYLELPRISKADDLKDEVYEIDTEVDQVDEDLTKNDGITKEGYLMKGPEIGSADRMFAHIGSKSFKRRFCHLRQEVDGTYILEFFKDERKGEAKLTIVMDFCTEVVRNSKRGRFCFELRMSDTHKSYTLAADNEADMQDWLLKLSSVLQHYKQQEEKRAASLERTCNTPPPSPQPMQVYGTLKGLEQSMNPQLIKYSRETDTSIALARRENRKRLFSVYPYIPHAKTAVGQSADNVDPYKEQFGHRILVKCESLKFRLQAPIDEKESLCQVEPYHTVLSLFDARTGRKLTENFHFDINHEIVRNMTRELSPAGITTETEDITLPGELKNIPLDWIKYPKQAIFNISNPHPDIFLVVRIDKLLQGNIYQTSEPYLRATKDPRLGLKVHKQVRACCQRLGNYRMPFAWAARPLFRLYSNELDTSSDFPAIYRQEGHKIKDEELLKLLSEYRKPEKLSKLTVIPGWLKIKIEPITDIPENTLSTCLAPLKPFPIPPTAEPTIEVAEFESTSERDVHPYTTYVNHLYVYPQTLNFDSQKMFTRARNIACIMELRDDDGENVKPLRAIYGRPGSPLLCLRASCAVLHHSAVPSWYEEIKIKLPTKLHAKHHILFSFYHISCDMNKKKENGVENCVGYAWAPLLHKGRLNVDIESNIQVLPVATHLPSGYLSIQPLGLGKGVRNAGPDITWIDSQRPIFTVSFQLISTVFTRDLHLHNLFVHAERILDTKPSASPSDSETCKILKAAHAVQLVTVITFLPTILNQLFVLLTCNTSQEVGLYVIRVLIHFINMVHEAGRKEILQAYIKFVFVLPPLRNGNVAVHEQLAKHLPTLLQPSNTDFLVVNKFMHHSSFFFEIMIKSMAQYLLSTGRIKMHRNERFSKDYHEKIKMLLDVIMPYLMTKYREMPVETHELNKSLAQFLKRCLTFMDRGFVFRLINSYLDNFSPGDQRTLHDFKFTFLQIICSHEHYVSFNLPMMQSRLASRDTENDTDCESEPECDVDLMNEYCLTEEFCKHHFLAGLLMQEVRTSLNEIVQIRKVAIGTLRDLMAKHELDDRYQNKGQLSRIASIYIPWLGIVLENLHRLQSVEENEIKIEIKQNGTNRVSTSSSFLTVKDTVASSTTAGTPKSIHRLTLHLDTQSPIRSSMHLRDSTYFAAIAGQGLVNGYSCTSVESDTSTVSGASQSNISQETAIVRELPENGTGERNRHSRTLSVTQSSPRCDKLQPSEVKDILLCFLFIVKYLGDHQVIAWWQQCNDTEILNFFTVIEMSLHHFQYIGKRQIAANAASNIGKPRTVKAMTLPARMAPPDFTTESPATSTLQPHNTVTRENLVENDCGKVYQALLEANMATEVGLIALDCLGLFCIHFKDVLLANEGDNAVMQKFFNIYLSFLQVGQSETLLRHVFAGLRAFLNNYSVALFQGNAVLCGRLCYELLRCCNSKLSSIRQESCALLYLLMRSNFEFTSRKGLTRVHLQVIISVSQMLGNVIGLNNSRFQESLSLINSYASSDKVMKGTGFPVEVKDLNKRIRTVLMATAQMREHNNDPEMLVDLQHSLANSYASTPELRHTWLETMARNHARDGNFSEVACCQLHIAALMAEYLKLRKIHPWGAEAFDQISVNISKDERNLKLDAGIQDIHYNESLLLEQLEICADTLEKAERFELLGHLYRLIVPIYEKKRNYEALANCYSHLAQACNKIVEVTRTGKRLLGRFYRVAFFGMAYFEEENGQEYIYKEPKVTSLSEISERLLHLYSEKFGSENVKIIMDSVPVDVSELDPKIAYIQVTHVTPYFEKTELEVRQTEFEQNHNISCFMFETPFTKEGKARGSPEDQWKRRTILTTQYAFPYVKKRIGIAEKRIVELSPIEVALDEMRQRVQELEDVALIGPTDVKKLQLRLQGSICVTVNAGPLAYASAFLDPALSPQYPDDKVEELKDVFREFVKICYTALQINSKLITPDQHEYQEVLRENYQKLCQSLSSLFGEPIWPDEQVGSFKRNSAALFSAISGANNHTSTA; this comes from the exons ATGCGACCTGacgcggccggcgcggcgacggcggcatCAGCAGACGGCGGTACCGAGCCGAGGCCCGATCGGCGTCGCACGACGGCGTTGGCCAGGATGAGCGAGAGGAAGTTCACGCGCGGCCTGGGGAAGCCCGGCATGGCGGCACAGCTGCGGGAGACCGTGTCCCAGGTCGTCCGCGAGAGCACGGTACAG AGTAAGCCGCACTTGGTCGAGCCCATTGACTTTGAGAATTTTGTGCTAAAGAATAAGACGCTGTTGCAAAATGACCCTCAGCGAGAGCTGCTGCTGTACCCCCAGGATGATATTTCT CAAGTGGTTCTGCCAAGGAGATATCGCAGTGTGGTACCGACGGCGCAACATATTACAGAATGTGAGGAAGGAGAGGAGAATCTCCTAACGAAGGAGTGTCTATCCAGTTATACATCCAATTGGAATCTTGTACATTACAAGTACGCGGCATATAGTGGAGCTTATCTCGAGTTGCCAAG AATATCGAAAGCGGACGATCTAAAGGACGAGGTGTATGAAATCGATACCGAGGTAGACCAGGTAGACGAG GATTTAACGAAGAATGACGGTATAACGAAGGAAGGTTACTTGATGAAAGGTCCTGAGATTGGTAGTGCGGATAGAATGTTTGCTCATATCGGCTCGAAATCGTTCAAAAGACGTTTCTGCCATCTCAGACAGGAGGTTGACGGCACTTATATACTCGAGTTTTTTAAAGACGAGAGGAAGGGCGAGGCGAAATTGACAATAGTGATGGACTTTTGCACTGAAGTTGTTAGAAATTCGAAGCGTGGGAGATTCTGCTTTGAACTACGGATGAGTGACACTCACAAGTCTTATACTTTGGCTGCCGATAACGAGGCTGATATGCAAGATTGGTTATTGAAACTCAGTTCCGTCTTGCAACATTACAAACAGCAGGAAGAAAAGCGCGCTGCATCGCTAGAAAGAACCTGTAATACACCTCCGCCATCGCCGCAACCTATGCAG GTTTATGGCACACTGAAAGGTCTCGAGCAGAGTATGAATCCgcaactaataaaatattctagaGAGACTGATACCAGCATCGCTTTAGCGAGGAGAGAGAACAGAAAAAGACTGTTCAGCGTGTATCCTTACATACCCCATGCCAAAACAGCTGTAGGACAATCTGCCGATAACGTGGACCCTTATAAGGAGCAATTTGGCCACAGGATCCTCGTCAAGTGCGAAAGTCTTAAATTTAGACTACAAGCACCTATCGACGAAAAAGAATCTCTCTGTCAAGTGGAACCTTATCATACAGTGTTGAGCCTTTTCGACGCGAGGACTGGCAGAAAACTTACAGAGAATTTTCATTTCGATATTAATCATGAAATAGTGCGAAATATGACGAGAGAACTTAGTCCTGCAGGAATTACAACAGAAACAGAGGATATTACTCTTCCTGGGGAATTGAAGAACATTCCTTTGGACTGGATCAAATATCCGAAACAA GCTATATTCAACATTAGTAATCCTCACCCAGACATATTCCTCGTCGTAAGGATAGACAAGTTACTCCAGGGAAACATATATCAGACCTCAGAGCCATATTTGAGAGCTACTAAGGATCCAAGATTGGGCTTGAAGGTGCACAAACAAGTCCGAGCATGTTGTCAAag actAGGAAATTATAGAATGCCATTTGCATGGGCTGCAAGACCACTATTTAGATTGTATAGCAACGAACTGGATACATCCTCGGATTTCCCAGCAATATACAGGCAGGAGGGtcacaaaataaaagatgagGAGCTGCTAAAACTTCTTTCTGAGTACAGAAA GCCTGAGAAGCTTAGCAAATTGACTGTGATACCTGGTTggctgaaaattaaaatagagcCTATTACGGACATTCCTGAAA ATACATTGTCGACTTGCCTGGCACCGTTAAAGCCATTTCCGATCCCACCAACGGCGGAGCCGACGATCGAGGTCGCCGAATTCGAGAGCACTTCCGAGAGGGATGTGCATCCGTACACGACGTATGTCAATCATCTGTACGTGTATCCGCAGACACTCAATTTCGACagtcaaaaaatgtttacccGAGCTAGGAACATAGCGTGCATCATGGAActccgcgacgacgacggcgaaaACGTCAAGCCTTTACGA GCGATTTATGGGAGACCGGGTTCGCCGTTACTATGCTTACGAGCGTCGTGTGCCGTGTTACATCACAGCGCAGTACCTTCTTGGTATGAAGAAATCAAGATTAAGCTACCCACGAAATTGCACGCAAAACACCATATACTATTCTCCTTTTATCACATAAGTTGCGATAtgaacaaaaagaaagagaacggCGTTGAAAACTGTGTCGGCTATGCATGGGCGCCTTTGCTGCATAAAGGAAG ACTGAACGTGGATATAGAATCGAATATCCAGGTATTGCCTGTAGCGACGCATTTACCGTCGGGATATCTATCCATACAACCCCTTGGACTAGGGAAAGGGGTAAGA AACGCAGGGCCGGATATCACTTGGATTGATTCCCAACGACCAATCTTCACGGTATCTTTCCAATTAATTTCGACGGTATTCACGCGGGACCTTCATCTGCACAATCTGTTCGTCCACGCTGAACGCATCTTGGACACAAAGCCCTCGGCGTCGCCCTCGGATTCGGAAACGTGCAAAATCCTTAAGGCTGCACACGCGGTTCAACTAGTCACCGTTATCACGTTTCTCCCAACTATATTGAATCAACTGTTCGTGTTGTTGACGTGCAATACCAGCCAAGAAGTCGGATTATACGTGATCAGGgtcttaatacattttataaacatgGTGCATGAAGCCGGGCGTAAGGAAATTCTACAAGCGTACATCAAG TTCGTGTTTGTACTGCCTCCTCTCCGAAATGGTAACGTCGCGGTTCACGAGCAACTGGCGAAGCATTTGCCAACTTTGTTACAACCGAGCAATACCGATTTTCTAGTTGTGAACAAATTCATGCATCACTCGAGCttctttttcgaaataatgatCAAGAGTATGGCGCAATATCTACTGAGTACTGGGAGGATAAAG ATGCATAGAAACGAGCGATTCTCAAAAGATTATCACGAGAAGATCAAGATGTTATTAGACGTGATTATGCCATACTTAATGACCAAGTACAGAGAAATGCCAGTAGAGACACACGAATTGAACAAGAGTCTCGCACAATTTTTAAAG CGATGTCTCACATTCATGGACCGTGGCTTCGTGTTTCGTCTCATCAATTCCTACCTGGACAACTTTTCGCCTGGCGACCAACGCACGCTACACGATTTCAAGTTTACTTTTCTGCAAATCATCTGCTCTCACGAGCACTATGTATCCTTCAACTTGCCGATGATGCAGTCGCGTCTTGCTTCCAGAG ATACTGAGAATGACACTGATTGTGAAAGTGAACCAGAATGCGACGTTG ATTTAATGAACGAGTATTGTCTCACGGAGGAATTTTGTAAGCACCACTTCCTGGCTGGTCTTCTGATGCAAGAAGTTAGGACTTCCCTCAACGAAATCGTGCAGATCCGTAAGGTCGCCATTGGTACTTTACGGGATTTAATGGCGAAACACGAGTTAGATGATAGATATCAAAATAAG GGTCAACTGAGCAGAATAGCATCGATTTACATACCATGGCTTGGCATTGTATTGGAGAATTTGCATCGACTGCAGTCGGTAGAGGAGAATGAGATCAAGATAGAGATCAAACAGAATGGCACTAACAGAGTGTCGACCAGCAGTTCGTTTCTGACAGTGAAGGATACCGTTGCCAGTTCCACTACCGCGGGTACACCAAAATCCATTCACAG ACTGACTCTTCACCTGGACACTCAATCGCCTATAAGATCGTCTATGCATCTGCGAGATTCTACCTACTTTGCCGCTATCGCGGGTCAAGGGTTGGTAAATGGATATTCTTGCACTAGCGTTGAGTCTGATACATCGACGGTGTCCGGTGCGTCACAGTCTAACATTTCCCAAGAGACCGCCATCGTCAGAGAATTGCCGGAAAACGGAACGGGCGAGAGAAACAGACATTCGCGTACTTTGAGTGTGACGCAATCGTCGCCCAGGTGCGATAAATTGCAGCCCTCGGAAGTGAAAGATATACTACTTTGTTTCCTATTCATTGTCAAGTATCTAGGTGATCATCAGGTGATCGCCTGGTGGCAACAGTGCAACGATACGGAAATACTGAACTTCTTCACAGTAATCGA GATGAGCTTACATCATTTCCAGTATATCGGTAAGAGACAAATAGCCGCGAATGCTGCGAGTAATATTGGAAAGCCCCGCACTGTCAAAGCAATGACTTTACCCGCCAGAATGGCACCGCCAGACTTTACCACTGAAAGTCCCGCTACCAGCACGTTGCAACCTCACAATACAGTTACTAGAGAGAATCTGGTTGAAAATGATTGCGGCAAAGTATATCAAGCTTTACTGGAGGCAAATATGGCAACGGAAGTTGGGCTAATTGCGTTGGATTGCTTGGGTCTCTTCTGTATTCATTTTAAA GATGTTCTCTTGGCAAATGAAGGCGACAACGCAGTCATGCAAaagtttttcaatatttatttgtcgtTTCTTCAAGTCGGTCAGTCCGAAACTTTATTACGTCACGTTTTCGCTGGACTCCGAgcttttttgaataattattccgtCGCGCTTTTCCAAg gCAATGCTGTGCTTTGCGGACGTTTGTGTTATGAGCTGCTGCGTTGCTGTAACAGCAAGTTGAGTTCCATAAGGCAGGAGTCCTGCGCTTTGCTGTATTTGCTCATGCGAAGTAATTTTGAGTTTACTAGTAGGAAAGGATTGACTAGAGTACATTTGCAG GTGATAATTTCAGTGTCCCAAATGTTGGGCAATGTAATCGGTCTGAACAATTCACGATTTCAAGAATCGTTGTCGTTAATCAACAGTTACGCCTCTTCTGATAAAGTTATGAAGGGCACAGGTTTCCCAGTTGAAGTGAAGGACCTCAATAAAAGAATACGAACGGTTTTAATGGCAACCGCGCAAATGCGGGAGCATAATAACGATCCTGAGATGCTGGTCGATTTGCAACATAGTTTGGCTAACTCTTACGCCAGCACGCCCGAATTGAGGCATACCTGGCTGGAAACGATGGCTAGGAACCACGCTAGAGATGGAAATTTTTCCGAG GTTGCTTGTTGTCAACTACATATCGCGGCATTAATGgctgaatatttaaaattgcggAAAATTCATCCGTGGGGCGCAGAAGCTTTCGATCAAATATCTGTGAACATATCGAAGGACGAGCGTAATCTCAAACTTGATGCTG GCATTCAAGATATTCACTATAACGAAAGTTTACTTCTTGAGCAATTGGAAATTTGTGCCGACACATTGGAGAAGGCCGAGCGCTTCGAATTGCTTGGGCACTTATATCGTTTAATAGTTCCTATATatgaaaagaagagaaattaCGAAGCTTTGGCTAATTGTTACTCGCATTTGGCGCAAGcctgtaataaaattgtggAGGTAACACGGACTGGAAAGAGATTGCTTGGGAGGTTTTACAGAGTGGCATTCTTTGGCATG GCGTACTTTGAGGAAGAGAATGGTCAAGAATACATTTATAAGGAGCCAAAAGTGACATCGTTATCTGAAATATCGGAAcgtttattgcatttatatagCGAAAAGTTCGGATCTGAGAACGTTAAGATAATAATGGATTCTGTACCAGTCGACGTAAGCGAATTAGATCCCAAGATAGCGTACATTCAGGTAACGCATGTCACACCCTACTTTGAGAAGACGGAGTTGGAAGTGCGACAAACTGAGTTCGAGCAGAATCACAACATATCTTGCTTCATGTTTGAGACGCCATTTACTAAGGAGGGCAAGGCAAGAGGCAGTCCGGAGGATCAATGGAAACGTAGAACTATTCTCACAA CGCAATATGCTTTTCCGTATGTGAAGAAGCGCATCGGGATTGCCGAGAAACGGATAGTGGAGCTCAGCCCTATCGAGGTCGCTTTGGATGAGATGAGGCAACGCGTTCAGGAATTGGAGGATGTGGCTTTGATCGGACCGACGGATGTGAAGAAACTGCAGTTACGTCTCCAAGGTAGCATTTGCGTAACGGTAAATGCCGGTCCTTTAGCCTATGCCTCCGCATTTCTGGATCCTGCGCTGTCTCCACAATACCCCGATGACAAAGTAGAAGAATTGAAGGATGTCTTTAG GGAATTTGTCAAGATATGTTATACAGCATTACAAATTAATAGCAAACTGATCACGCCCGACCAACACGAATATCAAGAAGTGTTACGTGAGAATTACCAAAAACTGTGCCAGAGTTTGTCGTCCTTGTTCGGGGAACCAATATGGCCGGACGAGCAAGTAGGAAGTTTCAAACGCAATAGCGCTGCTCTGTTCAGCGCTATCAGCGGTGCTAACAATCATACCAGTACAGCCTAA